cataatttttgtttatgtaAATTGTGCAATGGCAATGTTATTAACAACACTTACAAAATGAACAGACAGATATTGATGTATGTGTCCATCGAATGTAATGAGAAATAATATGAACTTTGTTTTGTAAATTAATACTTAAAGTGCAATTAGGTTGGTTTTGTAATAGAAAagattttcattttgtttatgtttttgcCAAAGGGTTCATTGAAGATTCAATTATCGTATCACTTCTTaatgtgtgtttggattacagtttgCAAACTGtagtttgtataaaattaattttgtaaacttaattttgatgaaaaataagtttGTATTAACGTGATTTATGTTTAGCAATCCTTATATCAAAATGGATTATAACCAAGAAGTCAAGTAaagttagttgaacgagattacACATGCTTAGAAGGAAGGAATACGGGCTGGTTTTTGGTCAAAGAAGGCCCAGTCCATGCTGAGCAGAAAGTAGGTAGCCCAACTCAATTGGAGAAATGGACTGATGAGACTATTGAGGCGCGGACGCAGTCGGGCCGGGTTGATATCCATCTGGGTCGGGACCCTCAAACTGCAAAGCAGAGCGCCCCTGCTGATGAACTTTTGGAAGTGGCGATGTTGAACCTAGACCAGCACGGCATGATCAGAGAACGACGAGACCGGGACAACCGTGAAGCTAACCATGGTCCCAGCTGGAGAGAGGAGGGGGAAGCATGGCTGATGACAGGGAACGACGCGGGACTCCATGGGCCAACAAGACGACGTTCAAAACGTGATGGGACTCCATTATTGGCGACGACAAGTAACGACCCCTCCAATGAAGACGAGCTTCACAGGGACGCCGAGGAGACCGGGTCAATTCCCGAGACGAACCTAGTGGGTTTTGAAGATGGCACTGTTGCAATGGATGATGGGAGGGAGCTGGATCCTGCGACAATGGGTGAGAGCAGTAGTGGAACTGGAGCGGGAGTGGAAACTGGCGAAGGACAGCAAGCGATCAATATTCACAATGGTTCGGAAAGGGAAGAACAAATAATTGAAAATAGGAAGGCGTGGGACTTGGCTGTTGAATCCGGAGCAATGCAATATAATGAAGAAGACGATTTAATGTTGATTTTACAAGAACAGAATGAAGCGTTAGCTGAGAAGAGGAAGCTAgcaaagcaaaaagagaagGCGCGAAGAAGCAGACCGAAAAAACTCAAAAAGGTTGGTAACAAtgttttaaaatgaattttatcTCTTGGAATGTTAGGGGTTTGAAGGGGCAGGAAAGCTAAGTATGATAAAAGAGCTAAAAAAAACTGAATATGGTAGGTGTGGTGgaaacaaaattgcaagttgCGACTAAATTTGACGTAGTACATATTTGGGGAAGTGATGCGGTGAGCTGGGAGTTTGTAGAATCGGCAGGCACGTCTGGGGGTCTGTTGTTAATGTGGGATGAGATGCTATTTAGAATGAGTAACTGCTACAAAGGGGAGAGGTGGATATGTGTGGAAGGGATTTTGTTGAAAAATGAGTTCCATTGTGCTTTCTGTTTGGTTTGTGATCCTCATACGAGAGTGGAAAAACTTGCTGTATGGGAGGAACTGAGCTTTATAGCTGGCTTATATTAAGTCCCAATATGATACATGGGTGATTTTAATGAGGTGTTATAGGTTGATGAGCGGAAAAATCAGGACAGGTTAACAGCGTCTGCAGAAGAGTACAAGAGTTGGATCCAAGATATGCAGTTGGTGGACTTACCGCTGAATGATCGTAAATTTACATGGTATAGAGGTGGTTCCTGTAGTCGTTTTGACAGAGTCCTAGTGAGTATAGAATGGACTAAGGAGTTCCCAGAGATTTGTTTAAAAGGTGGTCCGAGAGGCCTGTCACATCACTTCCCAATAATAGTTGAAGTGACCAAGTACAGAGGTGGCCCGTGTCCATTCCAGACTCTAGACTCCTAGTTTACACACGAAGGTTTCCTAAGAATGGTCAGAGACGAATGGCGGAATATTGGAGAGGGGCAGTTCATAGACAAGTTGAAGGCTCTAACGGTGCCACTAGGAAAATTGCATAAAGAAAAATTTGGTGACATGGATAAGAAAATCCAGCGCTTTGAGGAGGAGATCAATAAGGTAGATGACATGGTTGGGAACGGAGTCTGTGATGGTACAATGGAGGCTAGAAGAAAGGCGTTAGTTACCTGTTGCAAGCAGTGGTATGTGAGGAAAGAGATACACTGGAAACAGATGTCGTGCTCCAGGCATGCGAACGATATGGATAAAAACACGAGGTACTTTCATAACTTGGCGTCGGCTAGAAGAAGGAATAATAGAATTGATGCCTTGGTGATTAATGGAAGGTTGATAAGAAATCAAGCTAGGATCAAGATAGCCATCAGAGAATTTTACAGAGACTTGTATCATCAGGAGAGATCTCCAGTGGTGGGTTTTAGGGACGGACTGGTTAATCGGATTGGCGAAGAAGAATCGAGTGCTTTGGAGAGGATACCGACTTTGGAGGAAATTAAAGAGGCGGTTTGGGACTGTGAATCCTCTAAGGCTCCAGGTAGTAACGGGTATAATATGAACTTCATCAAGAAGTGCTGGGATGAGATTGGTACAGAGTTCTCGATAGCTATTCTAGACTTCTTTAGATCATCGAGATTGCCTTCTGACTCCAATATTACTTGGAGTAGACCTCCGGCCGATCAACATGGTAGGCTGCATATACAAAGTAATATCCAAGGTGATGGTTAGAAGGATGAGATCAATGATGCCAAGTCTAGTAGGGGAGACTCAAAGCACATTTGTGAAGGGTCAGAAAATTCACAACGaggcactgatgagcggataacttatacgctttttggcattgtttttagatagtttttagtaggatttagttacttttagggatgttttcattagtttttatgccaaattcacatttctagactttactatgagtttgtgtgtttttctgtgatttcaggtaatttctggctgaaattgagggacctgagcaaaactctgataaggaggctgacaaaggactgctgatgctgttggattctgatctccctgcacttgaaatggattttctgcagctatagaactccaaatggcgcgttcttaacggcgttggaaagtagacattcagagctttccagcaatatataatagtccatactttattcgggattagatgatgcaaactagcgctcaacgctagttctacgctgcattctggagtcaaacgccagaaacatgtcacaaaccagagttgaacgccaaaaatatgttacaacttggcgttcaactccaaaggaAGCCTCTACAcatgtaaagttcaagctcagcccaagcacacaccaagtgggccctggaagtggatttctgcatcaattacttacttctgtaaaccctaatagctagtctagtataaataggacattttattattgtattagacatcctggatctGGGATTGTATTTttaatcctgtgatcacgttttaggggctggccattcggccatgcctgaaccttcatcacttatgtattttcaacggtggagtttctacacaccatagattaagggtgtggagctctgctgtacctcgagttttaatgcaattactactatcttttattcaaattcaatcttatttctgttctaagatactactcgtacttcaacctgatggatgtgatgatctgtgatactcatcatcatccgtccctat
The Arachis duranensis cultivar V14167 chromosome 5, aradu.V14167.gnm2.J7QH, whole genome shotgun sequence genome window above contains:
- the LOC107489249 gene encoding uncharacterized protein LOC107489249 — protein: MVRDEWRNIGEGQFIDKLKALTVPLGKLHKEKFGDMDKKIQRFEEEINKVDDMVGNGVCDGTMEARRKALVTCCKQWYVRKEIHWKQMSCSRHANDMDKNTRYFHNLASARRRNNRIDALVINGRLIRNQARIKIAIREFYRDLYHQERSPVVGFRDGLVNRIGEEESSALERIPTLEEIKEAVWDCESSKAPGSNGYNMNFIKKCWDEIGTEFSIAILDFFRSSRLPSDSNITWSRPPADQHGRLHIQSNIQGDG